The following are from one region of the Candidatus Sulfotelmatobacter sp. genome:
- a CDS encoding site-specific integrase — translation MATADDSKAAPRRVRVERNIYRRASGVYEVGFKDGAGRQRWRTVDGGITAARAARDELLVRRARGERVASNARLRFGDAAAQWLDGPVVDLRATTRACYRNAVEQHLMRRFATHRLDTITPDDVAALVRTLRIDGLAESTIVIVVGVVNRIYRYAARRLGWAGSNPVSLLLPSERPKPGLSAKRRLFERGELEQTVGAAGEPYSTLFTLAALTGARVSELLGLRWANVRISDLEDAEVEFASQVDRHGNVQPTKTDGSVRTVPIPRELAAILSRHKERSKFTGSQDFVFSTCTGRPLGQRNVARALRQAEQNAVDPDGRPTFPILHEHNESGEPVSVPHGALPSMHGFRHTVASRALLAGESIDEVAFLLGHRDANVTRAVYVRELSDARRRTMRRSRMIAEYSDLLGTSDADDGRRDPE, via the coding sequence ATGGCGACCGCAGATGACAGCAAGGCCGCTCCCCGCCGCGTGCGCGTGGAGCGCAATATCTACCGCCGGGCGTCGGGTGTGTACGAGGTCGGCTTCAAGGACGGAGCCGGCCGGCAGCGGTGGCGAACCGTCGACGGCGGCATTACCGCTGCACGTGCAGCTCGCGATGAGCTGCTCGTCCGCCGGGCACGTGGCGAGCGGGTCGCGTCGAACGCTCGGCTGCGCTTCGGCGATGCGGCGGCGCAGTGGCTCGATGGTCCCGTCGTGGATCTCCGGGCCACGACACGGGCCTGCTACCGCAATGCGGTGGAGCAGCACCTGATGCGGCGCTTCGCGACGCACCGTCTCGACACGATCACCCCGGACGATGTCGCGGCGCTCGTGCGAACACTGCGTATCGACGGGCTTGCCGAGTCGACGATCGTCATCGTTGTCGGCGTCGTGAATCGGATCTATCGCTACGCGGCGCGGCGCCTCGGTTGGGCTGGGAGCAACCCGGTCTCGCTCCTGCTGCCTTCCGAGCGGCCGAAGCCTGGCCTGAGTGCGAAGCGCCGGTTGTTCGAGCGAGGCGAGCTTGAGCAGACGGTCGGCGCCGCCGGCGAGCCCTACAGCACGCTGTTCACGTTGGCGGCGCTCACCGGCGCGCGCGTCTCTGAGCTCCTGGGACTCAGATGGGCGAACGTCCGCATATCGGACCTGGAAGACGCCGAGGTGGAGTTCGCCTCGCAAGTGGATCGGCACGGCAACGTCCAGCCCACAAAGACGGACGGGTCCGTGAGAACCGTCCCGATCCCACGTGAGCTCGCAGCGATTCTCAGCCGACACAAGGAGCGCTCGAAGTTCACCGGATCGCAGGACTTCGTGTTCTCCACATGCACCGGCCGGCCGCTCGGACAGCGCAATGTCGCTCGCGCTCTCCGCCAGGCCGAGCAGAACGCGGTTGACCCTGACGGACGCCCGACCTTCCCCATACTGCACGAGCACAACGAGAGCGGCGAGCCGGTCTCGGTTCCCCACGGCGCCCTGCCGTCGATGCATGGCTTCCGTCACACCGTCGCCAGTCGGGCGCTCCTCGCGGGCGAGAGCATCGACGAGGTTGCGTTCCTCCTTGGCCACCGCGATGCCAACGTGACGCGGGCCGTCTACGTTCGCGAACTGTCCGATGCTCGGAGGCGAACCATGCGGCGGTCACGCATGATCGCTGAGTACAGT
- a CDS encoding helix-turn-helix domain-containing protein produces the protein DRLVVSDNRPDEWFDSRHAAEYLGVHRDTLRKLAAERAIPSEQDGPGCKLYFRRSDLDAWRNGGGRPRHLAATLAAVV, from the coding sequence CGACCGACTCGTCGTGTCGGACAATCGCCCTGACGAGTGGTTCGACTCCCGTCATGCCGCGGAGTACCTCGGCGTACATCGCGACACGCTTCGCAAGCTGGCGGCCGAACGAGCGATTCCCTCCGAGCAGGACGGTCCTGGCTGCAAGCTCTACTTCCGGCGCTCAGACCTCGACGCGTGGAGGAACGGTGGCGGCCGGCCTCGCCATCTTGCGGCAACACTGGCGGCGGTGGTGTGA